A window from uncultured Desulfobacter sp. encodes these proteins:
- a CDS encoding mechanosensitive ion channel domain-containing protein, which yields MMKKQLPVKGVSIFLSAAISVCLYIFFQGLCLAADDMADPIEQLNTVEIVTDRINQINNRLSTLSAVNSDQVAQEFGVGTEDFDKRLTDLRMLRSAHERLLYSITALDTAQKDVISIKERYENYKSRGMIKKAPYTLTFLDTVQEELSNVERRRLNIELTVEALQRELTADNERLQFLEKKKRRLDETLSDSSTKDTTQLKWDSETIGIQLREIKIIIQAKNNEIKRYETEKKLIALQLALLKDQIRVINANLAFDPEDLNSQLNNIQEKRTELRKETERLQSEQEGVEKKWLNAQRDFEKAESQEQRAIAESYLKARAEWRATYQVALELNGRSMLLMDHQAAAWRKRYTMVKGKISLEELKTLRETTQTHISSISQTLQVQQNYLVSLQNLMAGIETKLEDDKMLWAIKQNVSAQLTAARKRLDRWLSYQSVILATDNIEKRLLNEIETRMGRSTIKDHLVDIKGDIVDFWNIEIWTVDKQPVTLRKLAVACLILLLGMAAAKYALSIIRTRFLMKSQFKETTASAVHKLMSYIAYLLVFLFALRMVNIPLTAFAFLGGAIAIGIGFGAQNLINNFISGFMILGERPINIGDLIEVDSVLGKVEEIGARCTRIRTGENIHILVPNSTFLEKNITNWTHSDNKIRTHVTVGVAYGSPVKTVQETLLESVRKAPHVLKYPTPFVLFSEFGDNALIFNVYFWVEIRRIIERREIESNVRFKIDELFSKEGLVIAFPQRDVHLDTLKPLQINIEHGPKN from the coding sequence ATGATGAAAAAACAATTACCTGTAAAGGGTGTAAGCATATTTTTATCAGCGGCAATCAGTGTATGTCTGTACATATTTTTCCAGGGACTCTGTTTGGCAGCAGACGACATGGCAGACCCCATAGAACAACTGAACACCGTTGAAATTGTCACGGACAGAATAAATCAAATAAACAACAGACTGTCGACCCTGAGCGCCGTAAATTCAGACCAGGTTGCCCAGGAATTTGGTGTGGGCACAGAAGACTTTGATAAAAGGCTGACCGATCTGCGCATGCTCCGATCCGCCCATGAACGACTGCTTTACTCAATCACCGCACTTGATACGGCCCAAAAGGACGTCATATCCATAAAAGAACGGTACGAAAATTATAAAAGCCGTGGCATGATCAAAAAAGCGCCCTATACGTTAACCTTTCTTGATACTGTTCAAGAAGAGCTATCGAACGTTGAAAGGCGTCGGTTAAACATAGAATTAACAGTGGAAGCGCTCCAGCGGGAACTCACTGCGGACAATGAACGCCTCCAATTTCTTGAAAAGAAAAAAAGAAGATTGGATGAGACCTTATCCGACAGCAGTACAAAGGATACGACCCAACTAAAATGGGACAGCGAGACCATCGGCATTCAGCTTCGTGAAATTAAAATCATAATCCAGGCAAAGAATAACGAAATAAAGCGATATGAAACTGAAAAAAAACTGATCGCGCTGCAACTGGCACTCTTAAAAGATCAAATCAGAGTCATTAACGCCAATCTCGCCTTCGATCCAGAAGATTTAAACAGTCAATTAAACAATATACAAGAAAAAAGAACAGAACTTCGAAAAGAGACCGAACGCCTGCAATCTGAACAGGAAGGCGTTGAAAAAAAATGGCTAAACGCCCAGCGGGATTTTGAAAAGGCCGAGTCACAGGAGCAAAGAGCCATTGCCGAGTCTTATCTAAAAGCAAGGGCGGAATGGCGGGCAACCTATCAAGTGGCCTTGGAATTAAATGGGCGCTCAATGCTGTTGATGGACCACCAGGCCGCAGCCTGGCGCAAACGCTATACCATGGTCAAGGGGAAAATATCCCTTGAAGAGCTCAAAACATTGCGGGAAACGACGCAAACCCATATCTCAAGCATAAGCCAGACATTGCAGGTTCAGCAAAATTATCTGGTAAGTCTTCAAAATCTGATGGCCGGCATTGAAACCAAACTCGAAGATGACAAAATGCTATGGGCCATTAAACAAAATGTATCCGCCCAGTTAACAGCCGCCCGCAAGCGCCTGGACCGCTGGCTCTCCTATCAGTCCGTCATCCTGGCCACAGACAATATCGAAAAACGCCTGTTAAATGAAATCGAAACCCGGATGGGACGCTCAACCATTAAAGACCATTTAGTGGATATCAAAGGGGATATTGTTGATTTCTGGAACATTGAAATCTGGACGGTGGACAAACAGCCGGTCACGTTGCGAAAACTGGCGGTGGCGTGCCTCATCCTCCTGCTGGGTATGGCCGCAGCAAAATATGCGCTGTCCATTATTCGCACCCGGTTTCTAATGAAATCACAGTTCAAAGAGACGACGGCATCGGCAGTACACAAACTGATGTCCTATATTGCCTATCTTCTGGTATTTTTGTTTGCCCTGCGAATGGTTAACATCCCCTTGACCGCATTTGCGTTTCTGGGCGGCGCCATCGCCATCGGCATTGGTTTTGGCGCCCAAAACCTGATCAACAATTTTATTTCCGGATTTATGATTTTAGGAGAGCGGCCCATTAACATCGGAGATCTCATAGAAGTTGACAGTGTTCTTGGCAAGGTCGAAGAGATCGGTGCCAGGTGTACCCGAATCCGGACAGGTGAAAATATACATATCCTGGTTCCCAACAGCACATTTCTTGAAAAAAACATCACCAACTGGACCCACTCGGACAACAAAATAAGGACCCATGTTACGGTGGGCGTCGCATACGGTTCGCCTGTAAAAACCGTACAGGAAACCCTGCTCGAGTCTGTGCGCAAGGCCCCGCATGTGTTAAAGTACCCGACACCCTTTGTGCTGTTCAGTGAATTCGGTGACAATGCATTGATCTTTAACGTCTATTTCTGGGTGGAAATCCGGCGCATTATCGAACGGCGCGAAATTGAAAGCAATGTGCGGTTCAAAATAGATGAGCTATTTTCCAAAGAGGGACTCGTTATTGCGTTTCCCCAAAGAGACGTTCATCTGGACACATTGAAACCGCTGCAGATCAACATTGAGCACGGTCCCAAAAACTAA
- a CDS encoding PfaD family polyunsaturated fatty acid/polyketide biosynthesis protein → MTSQLDLVRAIHDINRPQLFIKNFDGIHVSRPSQSNMASLSDQIYVPAIRPESLGDSDFKRRHGLKYAYVAGAMANGIASTALVKTMGENGMVGFFGAGGLSLGQIEAAIVELKTSLGDKPFGFNLIHSLADPAHEMATVQLYLDHGVSLISAAAFLRITLPLVYYRVKGIYQDSQGRIVTPNRIIAKVSRIEVARQFFAPPPEKLLEQLVERQTITADEAMLARQIPMAQDLTAEADSGGHTDNRPALALLPTFIALKNEAMATYNFESPLCVGLGGGIATPESASAAFSMGAAYILTGSINQACVEAGICEDVKKLLSQTEQADVAMAPSADMFEIGARVQVLKRGTLFPVRAEKLYQFYKNYSRFEDLPQAAQKEIEEKFLLTSFEAAWQSTREFFLSRGGEQEVNRAEQDPAHKMALVFRSYLGQSSRWAIQGDTRRKMDYQVWCGPAMGAFNQWAKGSFLESHTNRFAAHIAMNLLTGACVVTRAAFARAQGLELPPGAGLFSPMPMDEILKLTTL, encoded by the coding sequence ATGACATCGCAACTTGATTTAGTTAGGGCCATCCATGATATCAACCGCCCGCAACTGTTTATAAAAAATTTTGACGGCATACACGTCAGCCGCCCATCCCAAAGTAATATGGCCTCGTTGTCAGATCAGATCTATGTACCGGCCATACGTCCGGAAAGCCTTGGTGATTCGGACTTTAAACGTCGCCATGGGTTAAAATACGCCTATGTGGCCGGTGCCATGGCCAACGGTATCGCCTCCACCGCACTGGTAAAGACCATGGGCGAAAACGGGATGGTCGGTTTTTTTGGTGCCGGGGGATTAAGCCTTGGGCAGATTGAAGCGGCCATTGTTGAACTCAAAACCAGCCTCGGGGACAAACCCTTTGGCTTCAATCTGATTCACAGCCTGGCAGATCCAGCCCATGAAATGGCAACGGTTCAGCTATATCTTGACCATGGAGTCTCCCTGATATCTGCGGCGGCCTTTTTGCGTATCACCCTGCCCTTAGTCTACTATCGCGTCAAAGGTATCTACCAGGACAGCCAGGGAAGAATTGTCACCCCCAACCGCATCATTGCTAAAGTCTCCCGCATTGAAGTGGCACGGCAGTTTTTCGCACCGCCGCCGGAAAAACTGTTGGAACAGCTGGTTGAGCGGCAGACGATAACAGCGGATGAAGCCATGCTGGCCCGTCAAATTCCCATGGCCCAGGACTTGACCGCCGAAGCCGATTCAGGGGGACATACGGACAACCGTCCTGCCCTGGCGCTGCTGCCCACTTTCATTGCCCTGAAAAACGAAGCGATGGCAACCTATAATTTTGAAAGCCCCTTATGCGTGGGACTTGGCGGCGGCATTGCCACGCCGGAATCTGCCTCGGCCGCTTTCAGCATGGGAGCCGCATACATCCTTACCGGATCCATCAACCAGGCATGTGTGGAAGCCGGGATCTGCGAGGATGTGAAAAAACTGCTCAGCCAGACTGAGCAGGCGGACGTAGCCATGGCGCCCTCGGCGGACATGTTTGAAATCGGTGCCCGGGTCCAGGTACTCAAACGCGGTACCCTCTTTCCCGTGCGGGCGGAAAAGCTGTATCAGTTCTACAAAAACTATAGCCGATTTGAAGACCTCCCCCAGGCTGCCCAAAAGGAGATTGAGGAGAAATTTTTATTAACTTCCTTTGAAGCCGCCTGGCAGTCCACCCGGGAATTTTTCCTCTCCCGGGGCGGTGAACAAGAAGTCAATCGTGCGGAACAGGACCCGGCCCACAAAATGGCCCTGGTGTTCAGATCCTATCTCGGGCAGTCCTCCCGATGGGCAATCCAGGGGGATACCCGGCGTAAAATGGACTACCAGGTCTGGTGCGGCCCGGCCATGGGCGCATTCAACCAATGGGCCAAGGGCAGCTTTCTGGAATCCCATACCAACCGCTTTGCCGCACACATCGCCATGAATCTGCTCACCGGTGCCTGTGTGGTCACCCGGGCCGCATTTGCAAGGGCCCAGGGACTTGAACTGCCGCCTGGCGCAGGGCTTTTTTCACCCATGCCCATGGATGAAATTTTAAAGCTGACCACGCTATAA